In the Catenulispora sp. GP43 genome, one interval contains:
- a CDS encoding porin PorA family protein: MRRSVLAFVAGAVVCGAVAGVIRFKLVPDAERVQSDQNTVTRYAGTASYLDQQAVAGGDLAHAFVKGAPFTAVETVKAIGMHGDVAVLSDVTAISGAGGVLGNPSSTWAVDRKTLMPATAPAGVDADAHQGLAVGFAFSPGKHDYPWWDGATATQATAKYVRSESHVGRSTYVYTVDVSGALKDPGTLKQLPPAVPVSVLKGLAATMAPDMQSALAALLPPGGDSVLVPLTYTSTTKTTMYVDQLTGTTVDADAHQTVTAQMKSKLGTVPLTAVLDVDTKMSPAGIADAVKQSKDDQSQLLWEGTVAPLALTILALAFIVGAVMVGRRGRVAAVDGGAEGPAPLETSAKEE, translated from the coding sequence ATGCGTAGATCAGTTCTCGCGTTCGTCGCTGGTGCCGTGGTGTGTGGTGCCGTCGCCGGGGTGATCCGGTTCAAGCTCGTGCCGGATGCCGAGCGCGTTCAGAGCGACCAGAACACCGTCACCCGGTATGCCGGGACGGCGTCCTATCTCGATCAGCAGGCTGTGGCCGGCGGGGATCTGGCGCACGCGTTCGTCAAGGGTGCGCCGTTCACGGCGGTGGAGACCGTCAAGGCGATCGGTATGCACGGCGATGTCGCGGTCCTGTCGGATGTGACCGCGATCAGCGGTGCCGGCGGGGTGCTCGGCAACCCGAGTTCGACGTGGGCGGTCGATCGCAAGACTCTGATGCCGGCCACCGCGCCGGCCGGGGTCGACGCCGACGCGCACCAGGGACTGGCTGTGGGCTTCGCCTTCTCTCCGGGCAAGCACGACTATCCGTGGTGGGACGGGGCGACCGCCACGCAGGCCACCGCCAAGTACGTGCGCAGCGAGAGCCACGTGGGCCGGTCCACCTACGTGTACACCGTGGACGTCTCCGGCGCCCTGAAGGACCCGGGGACGCTGAAGCAGCTGCCGCCGGCGGTCCCGGTCTCCGTGCTCAAGGGACTGGCCGCGACGATGGCTCCGGACATGCAGAGTGCCCTGGCGGCGCTGCTGCCGCCGGGCGGCGACAGCGTACTGGTGCCGCTGACGTACACGTCGACGACGAAGACCACGATGTACGTGGACCAGCTGACCGGCACCACCGTCGACGCCGACGCGCACCAGACGGTGACCGCGCAGATGAAGTCGAAGCTGGGGACGGTGCCGCTCACAGCGGTCCTGGACGTCGACACCAAGATGTCGCCGGCCGGGATCGCGGACGCGGTCAAGCAGTCGAAGGACGACCAGTCGCAGCTGCTGTGGGAGGGCACTGTGGCCCCGCTGGCCCTGACGATCCTCGCCCTGGCGTTCATCGTCGGCGCGGTGATGGTGGGCCGTCGCGGGCGGGTCGCGGCTGTGGATGGTGGAGCCGAAGGGCCAGCGCCGTTGGAAACGAGCGCTAAGGAAGAGTGA
- a CDS encoding cellulase family glycosylhydrolase produces MRTPARLRFRLAATALAATVAAVVALPGAARAAPPAPAPLSALSVPGTVVTPDGVTRLADSSGRALDLRGFNLDKYDESTPDDIRAIAERGFNLIRLDITWARLEPAPGVYDDAAMGRIQQLMSAADRYGLRVLVDFHQDVYGPYFGGGQDGIPAWATRDDGLPFTPIPDDWFSEYFEPSVQAAFRHLYDDADLRAAQTAFYQHVATALRSHPSLLGYDLFNEPSGPALGDPSDPAVLIASSRALEQGRLQEMYKRLISAIRKADQQSWLFVEPTVLVGEGVPTALPGFTDPRAGVSRIGYAPHFYDTAVEDGQDWNPTDGFVDNYVAAITAYPKAHGMPVIVGEWGENTSTPGNAALIVAQMKAMPSFATGWTRWYWGLGTGGYAPLDKAGNPLPGEAPMFVPFASAVAGTPTDSAFDSTSGTYTLSYTPSRKALPVTEIVLPGTVYPDNATVSVSGRAVAVTIPPTGSNTAGRVLVFATGATHGGSITVTVRRR; encoded by the coding sequence ATGCGAACACCCGCACGTCTGCGTTTCCGTCTCGCCGCCACGGCCCTCGCGGCGACAGTCGCGGCCGTCGTCGCTCTTCCCGGCGCGGCGCGCGCCGCTCCGCCCGCACCGGCTCCGCTGTCCGCGTTGTCCGTGCCCGGGACCGTGGTCACGCCGGACGGTGTCACCCGGCTGGCCGACTCCTCCGGCCGGGCCCTGGACCTGCGCGGCTTCAACCTCGACAAGTACGACGAGTCCACGCCGGATGACATCCGGGCCATCGCGGAACGCGGATTCAACCTGATCCGGCTGGACATCACCTGGGCCCGGCTGGAGCCGGCTCCGGGCGTGTACGACGACGCCGCGATGGGGCGCATCCAGCAACTGATGTCGGCAGCAGACCGGTACGGCTTGCGCGTCCTGGTCGATTTCCACCAGGACGTTTACGGGCCCTACTTCGGCGGCGGCCAGGACGGCATCCCGGCGTGGGCGACCCGGGACGACGGACTGCCGTTCACCCCGATCCCCGACGACTGGTTCAGCGAGTACTTCGAGCCCTCGGTACAGGCGGCGTTCCGGCACCTCTACGACGACGCGGATCTGCGGGCCGCCCAGACGGCGTTCTACCAGCACGTCGCCACGGCGCTGCGGTCGCATCCGAGCCTTCTGGGCTATGACCTCTTCAACGAGCCGAGCGGCCCCGCGCTCGGCGACCCGTCCGATCCCGCGGTGCTGATCGCCTCCTCGCGAGCGCTGGAGCAGGGCCGGCTGCAGGAGATGTACAAGCGGCTGATCTCCGCCATCCGGAAGGCGGATCAGCAGTCCTGGCTGTTCGTGGAACCGACGGTGTTGGTCGGGGAAGGCGTGCCGACCGCGCTGCCGGGCTTCACCGACCCGCGTGCCGGGGTGTCCCGGATCGGGTACGCGCCGCACTTCTATGACACGGCCGTCGAAGACGGGCAGGACTGGAACCCGACGGACGGCTTCGTCGACAACTACGTGGCCGCCATCACCGCCTACCCGAAGGCGCACGGGATGCCGGTGATCGTGGGCGAGTGGGGCGAGAACACCAGCACGCCGGGGAACGCGGCCCTGATCGTGGCCCAGATGAAGGCGATGCCGTCGTTCGCGACCGGGTGGACCCGCTGGTACTGGGGTTTGGGGACCGGCGGGTACGCGCCGCTGGACAAGGCCGGGAACCCGCTTCCGGGCGAGGCTCCCATGTTCGTGCCCTTCGCATCGGCGGTGGCCGGCACTCCCACTGATTCGGCTTTCGACTCCACGTCCGGCACCTACACCCTGAGCTACACACCGAGCCGGAAAGCCTTGCCAGTCACCGAAATCGTGCTGCCCGGCACCGTCTATCCGGACAACGCCACCGTCTCGGTGTCCGGCCGGGCAGTGGCCGTGACGATTCCGCCGACCGGGTCGAACACGGCGGGAAGAGTGCTGGTCTTCGCCACCGGCGCGACGCACGGAGGCTCCATCACGGTCACCGTACGCCGACGCTGA
- a CDS encoding DUF899 domain-containing protein translates to MELPAVVSQEEWREARTALLKEEKAATAALDRIAERRRALPMVEVVKPYTFKDRDGESSLADLFDGRRQLIVYHFMWMGDAGCSSCSMVADNMGHPAHLGAADTNLVMVTRAPWPDIDRFQRRMGWSTPWYSSCDSDFNYDFHVTSDPEVAPVEYNYMNQAELEAKGMDYALSGDNPGLSVFLRDGDRIFHTYSAYARGCEALVGTYTYLDLTPLGRQLHITEFPHHDTYDGAAHHCH, encoded by the coding sequence GTGGAACTGCCCGCCGTCGTGTCGCAGGAGGAATGGCGCGAAGCCCGGACCGCACTGCTCAAGGAGGAGAAGGCGGCCACCGCCGCGCTGGACCGGATCGCCGAGCGCCGCCGCGCCCTGCCGATGGTCGAGGTGGTCAAGCCGTACACCTTCAAGGATCGCGACGGAGAGTCATCCTTGGCCGACCTGTTCGACGGCCGGCGTCAGCTGATCGTCTACCACTTCATGTGGATGGGCGACGCCGGCTGCTCGAGCTGCTCGATGGTCGCCGACAACATGGGCCACCCGGCCCACCTGGGAGCCGCCGACACGAACCTGGTCATGGTGACGCGCGCGCCGTGGCCGGACATCGACCGGTTCCAGCGGCGCATGGGATGGAGCACGCCTTGGTACTCCTCCTGCGACTCCGACTTCAACTACGACTTCCACGTGACCAGCGACCCGGAGGTCGCCCCGGTCGAGTACAACTACATGAACCAGGCCGAGCTGGAGGCGAAGGGGATGGACTACGCCCTCAGCGGCGACAACCCCGGCCTCAGTGTCTTCCTCCGGGACGGCGACCGGATCTTCCACACCTACTCCGCCTACGCCCGGGGCTGCGAGGCGCTGGTCGGCACCTACACCTACCTCGACCTGACACCGCTGGGACGCCAGCTGCACATCACTGAGTTCCCCCACCACGATACGTACGACGGCGCCGCACACCACTGCCACTGA
- a CDS encoding alpha/beta fold hydrolase: MATPSAAPLTEGPHAFDVDGLALRYHVHGTGPVCVAVPGGPGIAWEYLRSEALEQRLTMVYLEPAGTGDSGRLATHPHGYTRDLYSRHLAELIDRLPVPRVHLLGHSHGGFVAQHHAILRPDQLAGVVLYESAPATGPEFGAEAARMVSELAERHADDPHLPAALQAFAEIPTISDDESTTRVARGIIPAYVASYWADPERWSELQNKIRATYISGLDEHGAPDPVDDRAALPTLRVPALVVAGRFDVICGVRWGEELNSLIPDSRLLILENSGHLGHLEEPEAFAEAVAAFVAS, from the coding sequence ATGGCCACCCCCTCCGCCGCCCCGCTGACCGAAGGTCCGCACGCCTTCGACGTCGACGGCCTCGCGTTGCGCTATCACGTCCACGGCACCGGACCGGTGTGCGTGGCCGTCCCCGGCGGACCCGGCATCGCCTGGGAGTACCTGCGTTCCGAAGCGCTGGAGCAGCGCCTGACGATGGTCTACCTGGAGCCGGCCGGCACCGGCGACTCCGGCCGCCTCGCCACTCACCCGCACGGCTACACCCGTGACCTGTACAGCCGGCACCTGGCCGAACTGATCGACCGCCTCCCGGTCCCGCGCGTACACCTGCTGGGCCACTCCCACGGCGGATTCGTGGCGCAGCACCACGCGATCCTGCGCCCGGACCAGCTCGCCGGCGTGGTGCTCTACGAGAGCGCACCGGCCACCGGCCCCGAATTCGGCGCCGAAGCCGCGCGCATGGTCTCCGAACTCGCGGAACGGCACGCCGACGACCCGCATCTGCCGGCCGCGTTGCAGGCATTCGCGGAGATCCCGACCATCTCCGACGACGAGTCGACGACGCGCGTGGCCCGCGGGATCATCCCGGCCTACGTCGCCTCGTACTGGGCCGACCCGGAACGCTGGAGCGAGCTCCAGAACAAGATCCGCGCTACCTACATCTCCGGCCTGGACGAGCACGGCGCCCCAGACCCCGTCGACGACCGAGCCGCCCTGCCGACGCTGCGCGTGCCGGCACTGGTGGTGGCGGGCCGCTTCGACGTGATCTGCGGCGTCCGATGGGGCGAGGAACTCAATAGCCTGATCCCGGACTCGCGGCTGCTCATCCTGGAGAACAGCGGACACCTCGGCCACTTGGAGGAGCCGGAGGCGTTCGCGGAGGCTGTCGCAGCCTTTGTCGCCTCCTGA
- a CDS encoding RNA polymerase sigma factor, producing MSSLPDTDAELVRAAQAGDVTALALLLEHHRAGMRAVALSILGPGPDADDAVQDAVLVALRRIGDVRDPDAVGAWLRMIVRNQCRGRLREARRLVPVEESAPPRDPAAGPEELLDQHAMQDWVWEAIEQLSPTLQLPLVLRHFSSQVTAYDQIARVCGVPVGTVRSRLNQARAKLAAALAATAEAAHSDARTRTAASWDDARDTLATAEAGAFEAVVAQR from the coding sequence ATGAGCTCGCTGCCTGACACCGACGCGGAGCTTGTCCGGGCGGCGCAGGCCGGGGACGTCACCGCGCTGGCCCTGCTGCTGGAGCACCACCGGGCCGGGATGCGCGCCGTCGCGTTGAGCATCCTGGGTCCGGGACCGGACGCGGACGACGCGGTGCAGGACGCGGTTCTGGTGGCGCTGCGGCGCATCGGTGACGTGCGGGACCCGGATGCTGTCGGGGCCTGGCTGCGGATGATCGTCCGCAACCAGTGTCGCGGTCGGCTGCGCGAGGCGCGACGCCTTGTGCCGGTTGAGGAATCGGCTCCGCCGCGGGATCCGGCCGCCGGCCCGGAGGAACTGCTCGACCAGCACGCGATGCAGGACTGGGTATGGGAAGCGATCGAGCAGCTGTCCCCGACCTTGCAGCTGCCGCTCGTGCTGCGCCACTTCAGCTCGCAGGTCACGGCGTACGACCAGATCGCGCGGGTCTGCGGAGTCCCGGTCGGCACAGTTCGCAGCAGGCTGAATCAGGCCCGTGCCAAACTCGCCGCCGCATTGGCCGCGACCGCGGAAGCCGCCCACAGCGACGCCCGCACGCGCACCGCGGCGAGCTGGGACGACGCCCGCGACACCCTCGCCACCGCCGAGGCCGGCGCCTTCGAGGCGGTGGTGGCGCAGCGCTGA
- a CDS encoding MDR family MFS transporter, which yields MTALVLAVLLASLDQTIVSTALPRIAEDLDGFADIAWVSAAYLLASTAVTPLWGKLGDMFGRKRLYLAATSTFLTASVFCGLAQNLAELIGARVLQGVGGGGMIVLTFALVGDIVAPTERGRYQGMFGSVYGVASIVGPLLGGVFTDHLSWRWAFLINLPVGLVALAIAARALPRATRGAKARIDYPGSFLLAAMATGLVLVTSFGQRWGWGSPAIAGLILATVALAAVLLPVERRAAAPVLPPAMLRSRTVVFSSLIAFFANAAMFSVLVYLPTYLQIVHGVSATLSGISMLPLVAGLVVSQSLAGRWAAHVERLRLILLGGLGANLAGLLLLGTIGGGTGTAVLSVYFLITGIGIGMVPMVVLTTVQNSVPASDLGAASAVVTFARSIGAAFGVAVFGTLLDTGFAHRTRSLPTVGGFDAARPDSVSHLPAGLRQSALDAFAHATATGYLWIAPALAVGIGLALFLKPAPKPATTDENVDYELAA from the coding sequence ATGACCGCGCTGGTCCTCGCGGTCCTGCTCGCGTCCCTGGACCAGACCATCGTCTCGACCGCCCTGCCGCGCATCGCCGAGGACCTCGACGGCTTCGCCGACATCGCCTGGGTCAGCGCCGCCTACCTGCTCGCCTCGACCGCCGTCACCCCGCTGTGGGGCAAGCTCGGCGACATGTTCGGCCGCAAGCGCCTCTACCTGGCGGCGACGTCGACCTTCCTCACAGCCTCGGTGTTCTGCGGCCTGGCCCAGAACCTGGCCGAGCTCATCGGCGCCCGGGTCCTGCAGGGCGTGGGCGGCGGCGGCATGATCGTGCTGACCTTCGCGCTGGTCGGCGACATCGTCGCGCCGACCGAACGCGGCCGCTACCAGGGCATGTTCGGGTCCGTCTACGGCGTCGCCAGCATCGTCGGCCCGCTGCTCGGCGGCGTCTTCACCGACCACCTCTCGTGGCGCTGGGCGTTCCTGATCAACCTGCCCGTCGGCCTGGTCGCCCTGGCCATCGCGGCACGGGCGCTCCCCAGGGCCACCCGCGGCGCCAAGGCCCGCATCGACTACCCGGGCTCGTTCCTCCTCGCCGCGATGGCCACCGGCCTGGTCCTGGTCACGTCCTTCGGCCAGCGCTGGGGCTGGGGCTCGCCGGCCATCGCCGGGCTGATCCTGGCCACCGTCGCCCTGGCCGCGGTGCTGCTCCCGGTCGAGCGCCGCGCCGCCGCCCCGGTCCTGCCGCCGGCCATGCTCCGGTCCCGGACCGTCGTCTTCTCCTCGCTCATCGCCTTCTTCGCCAACGCCGCGATGTTCTCGGTGCTGGTCTACCTGCCGACGTACCTGCAGATCGTGCACGGCGTCTCGGCGACACTGTCCGGGATCTCGATGCTGCCGCTGGTCGCCGGCCTGGTGGTGAGCCAGTCCCTGGCCGGGCGCTGGGCCGCGCACGTCGAGCGGCTGCGCCTGATCCTGCTCGGGGGCCTGGGAGCGAACCTGGCCGGACTGCTCCTGCTGGGCACCATCGGCGGCGGCACCGGCACCGCGGTGCTGAGTGTCTACTTCCTGATCACCGGCATCGGCATCGGCATGGTGCCGATGGTGGTGCTGACGACCGTCCAGAACAGCGTCCCGGCCTCCGACCTCGGTGCGGCCAGCGCCGTGGTGACCTTCGCGCGCTCCATCGGCGCGGCGTTCGGGGTCGCCGTCTTCGGCACACTGCTCGACACCGGCTTCGCCCACCGCACCCGCAGTCTGCCAACCGTCGGCGGCTTCGACGCGGCACGGCCCGATTCAGTCAGCCACCTGCCCGCCGGTCTGCGGCAGAGCGCATTGGACGCCTTCGCGCATGCGACGGCCACCGGGTATCTGTGGATCGCGCCCGCGCTGGCCGTCGGGATCGGACTCGCCCTGTTCCTCAAGCCCGCGCCGAAGCCCGCGACAACCGATGAGAACGTGGACTATGAGCTCGCTGCCTGA
- a CDS encoding TetR/AcrR family transcriptional regulator, with product MLAADPGASIAAIAAEAGVDRRTVYRRFDSREQLLEAIYEARLEAIGRAIEGARLREAPVPVALHRYVENIIVVNRKWPVDLSRMLGDDAVRRRRDAYVDEVDAFLERATEEGLLRPGLPGRWAGALLPELVNLVNREQPGLSPGQAADVVVETLLHGIGGASR from the coding sequence ATGCTCGCCGCCGATCCGGGGGCGAGCATCGCGGCCATCGCGGCGGAGGCTGGAGTGGACCGCCGGACCGTCTACCGGCGTTTCGACTCCCGGGAGCAGCTGCTCGAAGCGATCTACGAGGCGCGCTTGGAGGCGATCGGGCGCGCCATCGAGGGCGCGCGGCTGCGCGAGGCGCCGGTGCCCGTGGCCCTGCACCGCTACGTCGAGAACATCATCGTGGTGAACCGGAAGTGGCCGGTCGACCTGTCCCGCATGCTCGGCGACGACGCCGTCCGCCGGCGCCGCGACGCCTATGTCGACGAGGTCGACGCGTTCCTGGAGCGGGCCACGGAGGAGGGCCTGCTGCGCCCCGGGCTTCCCGGCAGATGGGCCGGGGCGCTGCTGCCCGAACTGGTGAACCTGGTGAACCGCGAGCAGCCGGGGCTCAGCCCCGGCCAGGCGGCCGACGTCGTGGTGGAGACCCTGCTGCACGGCATCGGCGGCGCGTCCCGCTGA
- a CDS encoding SRPBCC family protein — MATIHFTEKTLATPEQFVACLTDFGPGRKELFPNSADEYLEVHSSGVDHADVTEGSGGVWERLSYDWSDPRRVVMTTTDSNIWGGASGHTYTFTPLPDGSTQLDVVVVREGKNLKGRVTGVLLGSVGKGVLGKALKNTIKEIETRNQLTRA; from the coding sequence ATGGCGACCATCCACTTCACCGAGAAGACCCTCGCGACCCCCGAGCAGTTCGTGGCGTGCCTCACGGACTTCGGGCCGGGCCGCAAGGAGCTGTTCCCGAACAGCGCCGACGAGTACTTGGAAGTCCATTCCTCCGGCGTGGACCACGCCGACGTCACCGAGGGCTCCGGCGGGGTGTGGGAGCGTCTGAGCTACGACTGGTCCGACCCGCGCCGCGTCGTGATGACCACGACCGACTCCAACATCTGGGGCGGCGCCTCGGGCCACACCTACACCTTCACCCCGCTGCCCGACGGGTCCACGCAGCTGGACGTCGTGGTCGTGCGCGAGGGCAAGAACCTCAAGGGCCGCGTCACCGGCGTGCTGCTGGGCAGCGTCGGCAAGGGCGTGCTGGGCAAGGCGCTGAAGAACACGATCAAGGAGATCGAGACGCGCAACCAGCTGACCCGCGCCTGA
- a CDS encoding AAA family ATPase, which translates to MTSDPSAAPLYGRIREQEILDRLLHDLHAGRSQALVLRGYTGVGKSALLAYLTGHPLARQVVHTGGVETEPEVAFSALHELCAPLLDRLDRLPAAQRAALSTALGMEAGASPNPLLIGLAVLGLFAEAADGEPLVCVVDDTQWVDGMSAAVLAFVARRLDAEAVAVVFAMTTTAADDLAATDSRLLAGLPELRVERLGEDDARTMLDALLPATVDPGLRDRIVAESHGNPLALVVLSRGAACQ; encoded by the coding sequence GTGACGAGTGATCCTTCAGCCGCACCGCTGTACGGCCGCATCCGGGAGCAGGAGATCCTGGACCGGCTGCTCCACGACCTGCACGCCGGCCGGAGCCAGGCGCTGGTGCTGCGCGGCTACACCGGCGTCGGGAAGAGCGCCTTGCTCGCCTATCTGACCGGTCACCCCCTGGCCCGCCAGGTAGTCCACACCGGGGGCGTGGAGACCGAACCGGAGGTCGCCTTCTCGGCCCTGCACGAGCTGTGCGCACCGCTGCTGGACCGTCTCGACCGGCTGCCGGCCGCTCAGCGGGCCGCGCTGTCCACCGCGCTGGGGATGGAAGCGGGCGCCTCGCCGAACCCGCTGCTGATCGGGCTGGCGGTGCTGGGCCTGTTCGCCGAGGCCGCGGACGGCGAGCCGCTCGTCTGCGTCGTGGACGACACCCAGTGGGTCGACGGGATGTCCGCGGCGGTCCTGGCCTTCGTGGCCCGCCGGCTGGACGCCGAGGCGGTCGCCGTGGTCTTCGCGATGACCACCACGGCGGCGGACGACCTGGCCGCCACCGACAGCCGGCTGCTGGCCGGGCTGCCCGAACTGCGGGTGGAGCGCCTCGGCGAGGACGACGCCCGGACGATGCTGGACGCGCTGCTGCCCGCGACGGTGGATCCCGGGCTGCGGGACCGCATCGTCGCCGAATCGCACGGCAATCCTTTGGCGCTGGTCGTTCTGTCGAGAGGTGCGGCATGCCAGTGA
- a CDS encoding alpha/beta fold hydrolase, whose translation MPVSIVGRGDELARLEEQEEIDYRRLFEVDFFGGRAVKSRGRRTPAAPESTSHYGSSLTSTPRSVHRTRPIDQARKLMSADVSRRRVLVSGAALAGSAALIAGAEGTAAAAGAPGDAQPQAKPTIVLVHGGYADSSCWNATIAELQHQGYITICGSNPLRGIPTDAPYIASLLDSISGPVVLVAHSMGGTVITNAAAGKDNVKALVYISAFVPDVGETQGDLINKFPGSEVLPVSVPVPYTKADGTTGTDLYLSKDGQAAFAADIPTSTFRVLQATQRPFDAESFVFPTTAAAWKTIPVWGLVAGRDKAIPPACERWMYTRANARKIVEVPTSSHVAMISHPKAVADLIADAAEAVA comes from the coding sequence ATGCCAGTGAGCATCGTGGGGCGCGGCGACGAACTGGCCCGCCTGGAGGAGCAGGAGGAGATCGACTACCGGCGGCTGTTCGAGGTCGACTTCTTCGGCGGCCGTGCTGTGAAGTCGCGGGGCCGCCGAACTCCGGCGGCCCCGGAATCTACGTCACATTACGGAAGCAGCCTGACGAGCACTCCTCGTAGCGTCCATCGCACCCGCCCCATCGATCAAGCGAGGAAGCTCATGAGTGCAGATGTCTCCCGTCGTCGAGTATTGGTCTCCGGAGCAGCGTTGGCAGGGTCGGCGGCGTTGATCGCCGGCGCGGAGGGTACGGCCGCCGCGGCCGGCGCTCCCGGTGACGCGCAGCCGCAGGCGAAGCCCACGATCGTGCTGGTGCACGGCGGCTACGCCGACTCGTCCTGCTGGAACGCCACCATCGCCGAGTTGCAGCACCAGGGCTACATCACGATCTGCGGATCGAACCCGCTGCGCGGCATCCCGACCGACGCCCCGTACATCGCCAGCCTGCTGGACTCCATCAGCGGGCCGGTCGTGCTGGTCGCGCACTCGATGGGCGGCACGGTCATCACGAACGCCGCCGCCGGCAAGGACAATGTCAAGGCCCTGGTGTACATCTCGGCGTTCGTGCCCGACGTCGGCGAGACGCAGGGCGACCTCATCAACAAGTTCCCCGGCAGCGAGGTCCTGCCGGTCAGCGTGCCGGTGCCGTATACGAAGGCCGACGGTACGACCGGGACCGACCTGTACCTGTCCAAGGACGGCCAGGCGGCCTTCGCCGCGGACATCCCCACCTCGACCTTCCGCGTCCTGCAGGCCACGCAGCGGCCGTTCGACGCCGAGTCGTTCGTCTTCCCGACCACGGCCGCGGCCTGGAAGACGATCCCGGTGTGGGGACTGGTCGCGGGCCGGGACAAGGCGATCCCGCCGGCGTGCGAGCGCTGGATGTACACCCGCGCGAACGCGCGCAAGATCGTCGAGGTGCCGACCTCGTCGCACGTCGCGATGATCAGCCACCCGAAGGCCGTCGCCGATCTCATCGCGGACGCCGCGGAGGCGGTCGCCTGA